Proteins encoded together in one Impatiens glandulifera chromosome 1, dImpGla2.1, whole genome shotgun sequence window:
- the LOC124922087 gene encoding beta-D-glucosyl crocetin beta-1,6-glucosyltransferase-like isoform X1 yields MEKKQNLSVVMLPWLAHGHISPYLELAKRLSKRSFKIYLCSTPINLTSINKNLVHNYSIELIEFEIPSQPDLPPHFHTTNRLPLHLHNSLITAVAMASPTFSNLIKTLKPDILIYDFNQQWSSTLAAALNIPSVQFITGSPIFFSHVIHRLKKPTEDFPYPALNLPGIYWNRKFLEMFKQHKNVSSSNSVMGRPCGIMFMKSSFEEVERKYIEYGSELFGVKIVPTGPLIKDPEEDDDIESEIMEWLNRKQISSTVFVSFGTENFLSREEIEEIAKGLELSMVNFIWVLRFPFGEKISIEEALPIGFLERVNTESDRRLVIDKWVSQSRILAHPSIGGFVSHCGWGSTTEAMAFGVPIVAIPMQLDQPLNARLVNEVGVGVEVERDENGKFSGEEIAKLIRDVVLGENGKNIRDKAVEMKGRMKIEGEDAIDGVVEELYKLHHKNVCISGENN; encoded by the exons ATGGAGAAAAAACAAAACTTAAGCGTTGTAATGCTACCATGGCTAGCTCATGGTCATATATCTCCATACTTGGAACTAGCCAAAAGACTCTCCAAAAGAAGCTTCAAAATCTATCTTTGTTCAACCCCAATCAATCTAACCTCCATCAACAAAAACCTCGTTCATAACTATTCAATCGAACTCATCGAATTCGAAATCCCATCTCAACCAGACCTACCTCCGCATTTCCACACAACAAACCGCCTTCCACTTCACCTACACAACTCTCTCATAACCGCAGTGGCCATGGCCAGCCCAACTTTCTCAAATCTcatcaaaaccctaaaaccagACATACTAATCTACGACTTCAACCAACAATGGTCTTCAACCCTCGCCGCCGCACTTAATATACCCTCCGTTCAGTTCATTACTGGGAGCCCAATCTTTTTTTCTCATGTCATCCATAGATTGAAGAAACCCACTGAAGATTTCCCTTATCCCGCCTTGAATCTTCCTGGAATTTATTGGAACAGGAAATTTCTAGAAATGTTTAAGCAGCATAAAAATGTTAGTAGCAGTAATTCGGTCATGGGTAGACCGTGTGGAATAATGTTCATGAAGAGTAGCTTTGAAGAGGTAGAGAGGAAATATATTGAGTATGGTTCAGAGCTGTTTGGAGTAAAGATTGTTCCAACAG GTCCGTTGATTAAAGATCCAGAAGAAGACGATGATATCGAAAGTGAAATCATGGAGTGGTTAAACAGGAAACAGATATCCTCGACTGTGTTCGTTTCGTTTGGGACGGAGAACTTTCTCTCTAGAGAAGAAATAGAGGAAATAGCTAAAGGGTTGGAGTTAAGTATGGTGAACTTCATTTGGGTACTTAGATTTCCGTTTGGGGAGAAGATCTCCATTGAAGAAGCATTACCCATTGGCTTTCTTGAAAGGGTAAATACAGAGTCAGATAGAAGATTGGTGATTGATAAATGGGTATCGCAATCTAGGATTTTAGCCCACCCGAGTATTGGAGGATTTGTAAGCCATTGTGGGTGGGGATCTACTACCGAGGCTATGGCGTTTGGAGTTCCAATTGTGGCTATACCGATGCAGTTGGACCAACCTTTGAATGCGAGGCTTGTGAACGAGGTTGGTGTGGGAGTGGAAGTTGAGAGAGATGAGAATGGGAAGTTTAGTGGGGAAGAGATAGCAAAATTGATAAGGGATGTGGTTTTAGGGGAGAATGGGAAGAACATAAGGGATAAAGCTGTGGAAATGAAAGGGAGAATGAAAATTGAAGGAGAAGATGCAATTGATGGAGTTGTGGAAGAACTCTACAAACTTCACCACAAAAATGTATGTATCAGTGGAGAAAACAACTAG
- the LOC124922087 gene encoding beta-D-glucosyl crocetin beta-1,6-glucosyltransferase-like isoform X2, with protein MEKKQNLSVVMLPWLAHGHISPYLELAKRLSKRSFKIYLCSTPINLTSINKNLVHNYSIELIEFEIPSQPDLPPHFHTTNRLPLHLHNSLITAVAMASPTFSNLIKTLKPDILIYDFNQQWSSTLAAALNIPSVQFITGSPIFFSHVIHRLKKPTEDFPYPALNLPGIYWNRKFLEMFKQHKNVSSSNSVMGRPCGIMFMKSSFEEVERKYIEYGSELFGVKIVPTGPLIKDPEEDDDIESEIMEWLNRKQISSTVFVSFGTENFLSREEIEEIAKGLELSMVNFIWVLRFPFGEKISIEEALPIGFLERVNTESDRRLVIDKWVSQSRILAHPSIGGFVSHCGWGSTTEAMAFGVPIVAIPMQLDQPLNARLVNEVGVGVEVERDENGKFSGEEIAKLIRDVVLGENGKNIRDKAVEMKGRMKIEGEDAIDGVVEELYKLHHKNG; from the exons ATGGAGAAAAAACAAAACTTAAGCGTTGTAATGCTACCATGGCTAGCTCATGGTCATATATCTCCATACTTGGAACTAGCCAAAAGACTCTCCAAAAGAAGCTTCAAAATCTATCTTTGTTCAACCCCAATCAATCTAACCTCCATCAACAAAAACCTCGTTCATAACTATTCAATCGAACTCATCGAATTCGAAATCCCATCTCAACCAGACCTACCTCCGCATTTCCACACAACAAACCGCCTTCCACTTCACCTACACAACTCTCTCATAACCGCAGTGGCCATGGCCAGCCCAACTTTCTCAAATCTcatcaaaaccctaaaaccagACATACTAATCTACGACTTCAACCAACAATGGTCTTCAACCCTCGCCGCCGCACTTAATATACCCTCCGTTCAGTTCATTACTGGGAGCCCAATCTTTTTTTCTCATGTCATCCATAGATTGAAGAAACCCACTGAAGATTTCCCTTATCCCGCCTTGAATCTTCCTGGAATTTATTGGAACAGGAAATTTCTAGAAATGTTTAAGCAGCATAAAAATGTTAGTAGCAGTAATTCGGTCATGGGTAGACCGTGTGGAATAATGTTCATGAAGAGTAGCTTTGAAGAGGTAGAGAGGAAATATATTGAGTATGGTTCAGAGCTGTTTGGAGTAAAGATTGTTCCAACAG GTCCGTTGATTAAAGATCCAGAAGAAGACGATGATATCGAAAGTGAAATCATGGAGTGGTTAAACAGGAAACAGATATCCTCGACTGTGTTCGTTTCGTTTGGGACGGAGAACTTTCTCTCTAGAGAAGAAATAGAGGAAATAGCTAAAGGGTTGGAGTTAAGTATGGTGAACTTCATTTGGGTACTTAGATTTCCGTTTGGGGAGAAGATCTCCATTGAAGAAGCATTACCCATTGGCTTTCTTGAAAGGGTAAATACAGAGTCAGATAGAAGATTGGTGATTGATAAATGGGTATCGCAATCTAGGATTTTAGCCCACCCGAGTATTGGAGGATTTGTAAGCCATTGTGGGTGGGGATCTACTACCGAGGCTATGGCGTTTGGAGTTCCAATTGTGGCTATACCGATGCAGTTGGACCAACCTTTGAATGCGAGGCTTGTGAACGAGGTTGGTGTGGGAGTGGAAGTTGAGAGAGATGAGAATGGGAAGTTTAGTGGGGAAGAGATAGCAAAATTGATAAGGGATGTGGTTTTAGGGGAGAATGGGAAGAACATAAGGGATAAAGCTGTGGAAATGAAAGGGAGAATGAAAATTGAAGGAGAAGATGCAATTGATGGAGTTGTGGAAGAACTCTACAAACTTCACCACAAAAAT gGGTGA